The genomic stretch AGGGGTTGCCGAATTTCCATTGGAGGGCGGTGCAGGAGAAGACGATGAGGAAGAGGACCCAGGCGATCGCGCTGGCCAGGCCGAGTTGGAATTCCTGGAATCCCTTTTGGTAGATGAAATAGCTGAGCGTCGTGGTGCTCCCCGCCGGGCCTCCCTGCGTGAGGATCTGCGCCTGCTCGAAGCCCCCTTGCAGGCCGCCGATCATCGAGAGGATCACGATGAAGAAGGTGACGGGGGCGAGCTGGGGCCACGTCACGTGGCGGAACCGCTGCCAGCCGTTGGCCCCGTCGATGACGGCGGCCTCCCGCAGTTCCTCGGGGATCTGGGAAAGGCCGGCGAGGAAAAGGATCATGTTGCTCCCGCCGATGGCTCCCCAGATCGTGATCAGCATCAGAGCGGGCTTCGCCCAGACGACGCTGGCGAGCCACGCCGGTTCCGGCAGCCCGACGGCGTGGAGCACCTGGTTCACGAGGCCTCCCTCCGGACGGAGGAGGGCCTTCCACAGCAGGAGGAGCGCCACCCCCGCGGTGATGCTGGGGAGGTAGTAGACGGTGCGGAAGAACGTCCGCAGCGGCGCATGGCGATCGAGGCAGAGCGCCAGCACGAGGCTGCCGACGATCGAGACGGGGAGCCCGAGCATGAGGAAAAGCGTGTTCCCCAGGTAATGCCAGAACGGGACCGCCTCCGCTCCCGAGAGGAGCCGCTTGAAGTTGTCGATGCCGACCCAGGAGATCGGGACGCCGGAGAGGGCGTTGTTGCGCGTCAGGTCCCAGTCGGTGAAGGCCATGCCGAGGGAGACCGCGACGGGGCCGAGGGTGAAGAGGAAGAACCCCAGGAGATTCGGCAGGAGGAAGGGAAGGGCGGTGAGGAGAGTGTCCTTTTTCATGGCGCAGGGGGAGTGGGACCGCGTTCTTCATGCGTCTCCCGCTCCCATTGGGCGCGGAGGGACGGATGGGTCGCGAGGGTTTCGTCGATCGCGGCCGCGAGGCGGCGGTCGACGTTGCGGGCGGTCTCCTCGGGGCTCTGGAGATCGCTTTGGAAACGGTCGATTTCCTCCTTGATGATCCGGTTGAGGACGGCCCCCGGAACGAAGCGGCTGCACGGCAGCGGGGTCGCCCGGGAGAGGGCGTCGATCCAGATCGGATCGTCGCAGCCCGCGATGGGAGGACGGTTGCCCGAGAGAGCACCGGGACGGGAGAGGTATTCCGGGACCGCGCCGACGCAATCGGAGGAGCGGTTCACCTGCTCGTTGAACTCGCGGCTGGCCAGGAACTCGAGGAAGCGGAGGGCCTCCGCCACGTGGGCGCTCCGGCGGTTGATCCCCGTCGCCCGGCTCGTGGCGAAGCTCGTGGCGCGCCGCTGCGTGAGGACCGGCAGGGGGACGATGCGGTGCGGGGGATTCACCTCCGCGTTGACCTGGTTGATGACGATGTAGCCGTGGCGTCCGAAGGCGAGCATGGCGCTTTTGCCCGCGACGAACTGGTTCAGCTCCGCGAGGCCGAACCCCCCGGCGGTCGCCATGCTCGCGGCTTCGGCGGCCGAGGGCATGAGGTGCTCCTTGCGTTGGAGGTCGCGGAAGAAGCGGAGCGCCTCGACGGTTTCGGGGGTGTCGAACGCCGGCCGGGTGCCCGCCGCGTCGAAGAACGCCCCGCCGTTCTGGAAGACCAGGTCGATCCACGAAATGTGGAGGAGCCCGTAGCGGACGATCCGGCCCTCCTTCTTTTCCTCGAGGCGATGGCCGAGGGCGACCAGGTCGTTCCACTTCCATCCGGCCGCGGGCGGGGCGATCTTCAACGCCTCCATGCGGTCGGCGTCGGCGAGGACGAGGTTGGTGAAGACGTTGTCCGGGACGCCGTATTGCCGTCCCAGATACTCGATCGAGGAACGCGCCGCAGGCCAGAAACGGGCGGGTCCGAAGTTCCCCACCGCGGCGGCCTCCGTCACGTCGAGGATCACGCCGCTCTCGACGAACCCCTGGAGGCCGGTCGTCCCCGAACCTTGCAGGCCCGTCGGACCCTCGTAATCGAAGAGGTCAGGCCCCGTGCCCGCGACCGACTGGACGATGACTTTCTCGGGATGGGCGTTCGACGGGTCGATGCGGATATCGATCAGCGCGTGGTAGTGATCCCGATACCACTGGCGGAAGAGCGTCATCTGCTCGACGCGGGCGGGGTTGTCGTCGGTAGCCCAGACCAAGCAGGTCTCCGAGCCCGGGTTGCGGGCTGGATCGGTGAGATGCAATCCGATCAAAAGAACCCCCAAGGCGAGTCCGTAAAGGAGAAAGAATTTTTTCAACGGAAAGTGAAAGAAAATCGAGTTGATCGAATTTGACTCAAAATTGCATCAATATATAATTACTTTTTGAACATGTAGTCAATGCAATAATTAAATCAAGGTCTTGGAGAAAAGAAAAGAGAGGGTCGCTTATTCAGAGGAGTTTGATGTGCAACACAGAATGAAATCGGATAACCCAAAATTGGGTCATTATGTTAATAATATTGACGAAAAGAGCCTTCTGGTGTTATTTATCCATAATAGAACTTAAATGAATTCCTCTTCCCAACCCCGTTGGAGTGAAGCGCCCCGTGCCAGGGCTTTGCGTATGCTCCAGGAGTGGATCCGCAACGGTACCCTGAAAGAAGGAACCCTCCTTCCCTCCGAACGGCAATTGGCCTCCGAACTCGGAGTCGGTCTCGCGACGATCCAGCGGGCCGTCCGCGTTCTGGAAGAGGAGGGGATGGTCGACAACCGCGGCAAGCGGATGCGGGTGATCGTCAACCGGCAGGCACCTTCCTTTCTCTCGGGGACCATCGCCGTCGTTGCGACGCCGGAGACGCCCGTGACGATGCCGCCGAAGATCGCCGCGGGCGCGCCCCAGCCCGGCTACCTGCGGTACATCGGGCATGGCGCGATCGGCGCGGTCCGGGCCGCGGGCTATCACACGATGGTCCTCCATCCCCACAAATTCGGCAGGGAACAGCTCGACCAATTCCTTCTCCAGAGACCGCTCGGCGTCGTCCTGCCCGAGCTTCATTACGACGTCTCGATTTTCCCCGAGTTCGTGGCGGCCTTCCGCCGGGCCGGGGTCCCGTTTGTCCTCGGAGGCAGCTACGACGGCGTCGCCGAGTGCGACCGAGTGATTTCCGACCACGAGCAGGGCGAGTACGAAGTCACCCGGTGGCTGCTGCAACAAGGGCACCGCCGCATCCTCTGCGTCCTCCCCGTCCTCCGCTTCCCCTGGATCCTAGAGCGCGAGGCCGGGTACATCCGCGCCATGCGCGAGGCTGGAGTCGAGCCGCTCCCCACGTTCTGGGACGAGATGTCGCCGGTCGGTCTTCCCGACGTCCAGGCCGATTTCCGCGTCCGCTCCCAATACTTCGCCGGATGCCTCGCGCCGTTCTTCGTCCCCCAGCGCTCGGTCGACGCCATCGTGGCGACGAACGACAGCCAGGCGCTTGAGATCAAGGCCGCCTGTCGCGCCCTCGGCGTGGCGCAAGGTTTCCCCGTCGCGGGTTACGACAACTTCTACGGCGAGATCGCCCGCGTCCATCCCGAGTTTTGCCCCGAGCCTCCCGTCGTCACGATCGACAAGCGGAATTACGAATTGGGCGAGGAGCTGGTCCGGCTTCTGTTGGAGCGGGTGGAGAACAAGCTCCCCGCCGAACCACAGGTCCGGAAGCTGGCACCGGTATTGATCCCGATCCAACCCTAAGCCGACCGAAAAAAGCAATCAGCCCATCCGACAGGGAGACGCTCCCTTCTGCTTTTGAAATATTCTAAAATATAAATAATCGTATTCACTCTCTTTATTATGCCCAAGCGCCTCTCCCTCCCCTTCCGCATCGGCATCATCGGTTGCGGCAACATCTCCAATAATTACTTCCAGCACCTGCGGCAGTTTCCCGACTTCATCCGGATCGTCGCCTGCGCTGACCTCGATCTGGCGCGGGCCCGCGCGAAGGCGGCGGAACACGGCATCGCGCGGGGGTGTACGACCGGGGAACTCCTCGCCGATCCCGGGATCGATCTGGTGCTGAACCTGACCCTTCCAGCCACCCATGCTGCCGTGAACCTGGCGATCCTGAAAGCGGGCAAGCACGCGTATTGTGAAAAACCGTTTTCCCTGACGTACCAGGAAGGCCTCTGCATCGTGCGCGAAGCCGGAAAGAGGAAGCTCCGCCTCGGATGCGCTCCCGATACCGTCCTGGGCGGCGGCATTCAGACCTGCCGGAAGCTGATCGACGACGGTGCCATCGGACGCCCCTTCGCCGCCACCGCCAACCTGCTGAGCCCCGGACACGAGCTCTGGCATCCCAGCCCTGAATTTTACTACAAGGCCGGCGGAGGGCCGATCTTCGACATGGGTCCCTACTACCTGACGGCGCTCGTCACCATGCTCGGGCCGGTCAAGGAAGTGCAGTCGTCGGCCAAAAAGACCTTTAAGGAACGTGTCATCACCAGCCAGCCGCTCGCGGGAAAAAAGATCAAGGTCGATGTGCCGACCCACCTCACCGGCATCGTCGAATTCGCGAAGGGCGCGACGGCGACGCTCACGATGAGCTTCGACGTCCATGGCCATCACATGCCCCTCCTCGAAATCTACGGGACGGAAGGGACGCTCCAATGCCCCGATCCCAACACCTTCGACGGCGAGGTCCTCCTGCTCCGCAAGGGACGGACCGAATGGGAGAGCATCCCGCTTACCCACAGCGGCGAGGTCGGCCGGGGGATCGGGCTGGCCGACATGGCCGACGCGATCCATCGCGGACGCCCCCACCGCGCCGACGGGGGGATGGGCCTCCACGTGGTGGAGGCGATGGAGGCGTTCCACACCTCGGCGCGGCTGGGAAAGAAGATCGTCCTCAAGTCGACCTGCAGGCAGCCGCAGGCCCTGCCTGCCGGCCTCAAGGCGGGACAGCTGCACTAACTTTATGAGTGGAAAAAGCGGAAAGAAGGCGTTGATCGTTTCGGGCGGGTGGGACGGGCACAAGCCCGCCGAGACCTCCCTCGTCGTCGAAGGGTTCCTGCGGCGGTCCGGCTTCGAGGTCGAGAACGCGACCGCCCTCGCCGTCTTCGGCGACGACGAACGGCTGAAAACCTTCGATCTCATCGTTCCAAATTGGACGATGGGGACGCTCGCGGAACCGCAGGAAAAGGCCCTCCTCGAAGCGGTCGGGAGCGGCGTCGGCCTGGGCGGATTCCATGGAGGGATGGGCGACGCCTTTCGCGGCCAGACCGGCTATCAGTTCATGGTCGGCGGGCAGTTCGTCGCTCACCCCGACAACCACAAAGACTACGTGGTGAACCTCGTCCGGAACGGCGATCCGCTCACGGAAGGGCTGGCCGACTTCACGCTCCATTCCGAGCAATATTACATGCACGTCGATCCCGGCAACGAGGTCGTCGCCACCACGGTCTTCCAAACCGTCGGCGCGCCCTGGGTCAACGGCACCGTCATGCCGGTCGCCTGGAAGCGGAAGTTTGGCCGGGGACGCGTCTTTTATTTTTCCGTGGGACACGAACCCTCGCTTTTCCTCGTTCCCGAAGTCCGGGAACTCCTCACCCGCGGCCTCGTTTGGGCCGCCCGCTGAGGGGCGGCAGTCCGATCAACGCAGTCTTCCCTTTTCGGGATCATCGAAAAATATCATGGCAAAAGTAGTCCTTGAAGGCGTCTACAAGACCTATATCGGCGAGAAAGGCCGCGAAGTCGTCGCGGTCGACGACGTCAACCTTACCATCGAGGACCGGGAATTCATCGTCCTCGTTGGCCCGAGCGGTTGCGGCAAATCGACCACCCTCCGCATGGTCGCGGGACTGGAGGAAATCTCCCGGGGCGGGATTTACATCGATGACCGGAAAATCAACGACGTCCCGCCGAAAGACCGGGACATCGCCATGGTCTTCCAGAACTACGCCCTCTACCCCCACATGACCGTCCGCCGCAACATGGCCTTCGGTCTCGAACTGCGCGGCTACCCCAAGGCCGAGATCAACGCGCGCGTCGGGGAAGCCGCCTCGATCCTCGGCCTCTCCGACGAGATGCTGGAGCGAAAGCCCAAGGCCCTCTCGGGCGGGCAGCGCCAGCGGGTCGCGGTGGGGCGGGCCATCGTCCGGAAGCCCCGGGCCTTCCTTTTCGACGAGCCCCTTTCCAACCTCGACGCCAAGATGCGCGTCCAGATGCGGACCGAGATCTCGAAGCTCCACACCCGCCTTGCCAGCACGATGATCTACGTCACCCACGACCAGGTCGAGGCCATGACGATGGGGGATCGCATCGTCGTCATGAAGGACGGCCGCATCCAGCAGGTCGCCGAGCCGCTCGAGATCTACAATAACCCCAGCAACGCCTTCGTCGCCGGATTCATCGGCAGCCCCCCGATGAACTTCATCGAAGGGACGATCGAGGAGGGCGCGGGAAAACTCTTCTTCCGCGAAACCGCGCCCGAGGGGCGCGCGCCCGTCCGTCTGGCCCTGCCCGACGGGCAAGCCCGCAAGCTGGCCTCCCATCTCGGGAAGCCCGTCCTCTTCGGCATCCGCCCCGAGGATCTGGAGGACAAGGGCGCACTCGCCGGTGCCGATCCCGATCAGGTCTTTCAAGCCACGATCGATGTAGTCGAGCCCATGGGAGCCGAAACCTTCATCTACCTCAATACCGGCTCGCATCCCTTGATCGCCCGCTCGCAGCGCACCTTCCGGGAGGAAATCGGTAAAAAAATCGACCTCTCCGCCAACATGAAGAACGCCCACTTCTTCGAGAACCACGACAAAGAGCGCTTCCGGAAAGCGAACGGAGAGTTCGACCGCGATCTCTGGCAGGCCGCAGCCCGCTTGATCGTCTGAAAATGCTAGGCAGGGCTATCGTTCTGCCGCTGGCGAAGGCAAAATCTGAAAAATCTGAAAGATTTTTGAGGATTCCAGACGACACAGGATCCCTACGTCGGAAGGAACTCTTCAATATCAAGGATCAGATAATCTGGAGGCGACCTGAGTAAACCCGCAACCGGGTTCGATTCCCTTCACCCGCTCCCTCTTAATCAAGGGGTTGAGCTGATTCTGTGCTTCAAATCTGAAAAATCTGAAAGATTTTTTTCAGATTGATAGAATTAAAAGGCTCGTTTGAAGCGCTTTAAGCCATCGATTGACCTTTTCAATGAGATAGGCAACGGACACTTCGACTTTCCAAGGCATAAAAATTCCCTTGGCATCTTTTATTCAGAAGTATAAGCAGAGATTTCGCGGGGGACAATAATTCTAATTAAGACGTATGGATGTTCGAGCGTTCCGCTCCGAAATCAAAGTATGGTCGGCAGTGAAGCATGAGTTGCTTCAAAAATACTTACGCCTCTATCTGAGCAAGCTCTCCAGTACGAACCAGCATGTCTATTTCGTGGACGGCTCGGCGGCACGCCGTTGAGTCGCTGGGTCAAAGGCGCCGATCTATACGAAAACGCGGTGAAGAGGGCGAAGATAGCCATTCAATCAGGGGGCGTCCTCAAGGGCGTGCTTTGGCATCAGGGCGAATCGGACAGCAACAATTCCAAGTCGGCGAGCACCACCACAACCGGCTGAAAACGATGTTCCACGACTTGCGGGCCGACTTGGGTTCGCCGGATCTGCCCATCGTCGTGGGGCAACTCGGCGAGTTCGTCCAGGGGAGCGATGTGGAAACCGTTCGCACCGCGTTGAAGACGATTCCTTCGGAGCTTCCCCGGATGGGATTCGCCGATTCCCAGGGGCTGGCCCACAAAGGCGACCATCTCCATTTCAATGTGGATGCGCAGCGCCAGATGGGAGAGCGCTTTGCAGGCGCGATGCTTTCGTTGCAGTCGGGAGGAACCCCGACGTTGGCGTCCTCAAACGAACCCAAAAGGACAAGGATCGCTTGCGTGGGCGACAGCATTACCGCTGGGGTGGGCGCGGGGAATAGTTCCATGGCCTATCCGGCGCAATTGGGGCGAATGCTTGGGCGGGAGTGGGAAGTCGGCAATTTTGGAAATCCGGGGAAGTCCCTTCTCAGAAAGAGTGACTACCCGTATGCCGCCACAGCCAACCTTCAACAGGCGCTTGCTTTCAATCCCGACGTCGTCGTGATCCAACTTGGCACGAACGACACCAAAGTTCAGAACTGGAAATTCAGGGATGACTTCGTGGCTGATTACCGGGCATTGATCGCCCGCTTTGAGACATTGGAGACGAAGCCGCGCATCTATCTTTGCCGCCCGCCCTACATCTCGGGTCCCGGTAGCC from Verrucomicrobium sp. GAS474 encodes the following:
- a CDS encoding sugar ABC transporter permease: MKKDTLLTALPFLLPNLLGFFLFTLGPVAVSLGMAFTDWDLTRNNALSGVPISWVGIDNFKRLLSGAEAVPFWHYLGNTLFLMLGLPVSIVGSLVLALCLDRHAPLRTFFRTVYYLPSITAGVALLLLWKALLRPEGGLVNQVLHAVGLPEPAWLASVVWAKPALMLITIWGAIGGSNMILFLAGLSQIPEELREAAVIDGANGWQRFRHVTWPQLAPVTFFIVILSMIGGLQGGFEQAQILTQGGPAGSTTTLSYFIYQKGFQEFQLGLASAIAWVLFLIVFSCTALQWKFGNPSPDA
- a CDS encoding extracellular solute-binding protein, encoding MVWATDDNPARVEQMTLFRQWYRDHYHALIDIRIDPSNAHPEKVIVQSVAGTGPDLFDYEGPTGLQGSGTTGLQGFVESGVILDVTEAAAVGNFGPARFWPAARSSIEYLGRQYGVPDNVFTNLVLADADRMEALKIAPPAAGWKWNDLVALGHRLEEKKEGRIVRYGLLHISWIDLVFQNGGAFFDAAGTRPAFDTPETVEALRFFRDLQRKEHLMPSAAEAASMATAGGFGLAELNQFVAGKSAMLAFGRHGYIVINQVNAEVNPPHRIVPLPVLTQRRATSFATSRATGINRRSAHVAEALRFLEFLASREFNEQVNRSSDCVGAVPEYLSRPGALSGNRPPIAGCDDPIWIDALSRATPLPCSRFVPGAVLNRIIKEEIDRFQSDLQSPEETARNVDRRLAAAIDETLATHPSLRAQWERETHEERGPTPPAP
- a CDS encoding GntR family transcriptional regulator; amino-acid sequence: MLQEWIRNGTLKEGTLLPSERQLASELGVGLATIQRAVRVLEEEGMVDNRGKRMRVIVNRQAPSFLSGTIAVVATPETPVTMPPKIAAGAPQPGYLRYIGHGAIGAVRAAGYHTMVLHPHKFGREQLDQFLLQRPLGVVLPELHYDVSIFPEFVAAFRRAGVPFVLGGSYDGVAECDRVISDHEQGEYEVTRWLLQQGHRRILCVLPVLRFPWILEREAGYIRAMREAGVEPLPTFWDEMSPVGLPDVQADFRVRSQYFAGCLAPFFVPQRSVDAIVATNDSQALEIKAACRALGVAQGFPVAGYDNFYGEIARVHPEFCPEPPVVTIDKRNYELGEELVRLLLERVENKLPAEPQVRKLAPVLIPIQP
- a CDS encoding Gfo/Idh/MocA family oxidoreductase; the protein is MPKRLSLPFRIGIIGCGNISNNYFQHLRQFPDFIRIVACADLDLARARAKAAEHGIARGCTTGELLADPGIDLVLNLTLPATHAAVNLAILKAGKHAYCEKPFSLTYQEGLCIVREAGKRKLRLGCAPDTVLGGGIQTCRKLIDDGAIGRPFAATANLLSPGHELWHPSPEFYYKAGGGPIFDMGPYYLTALVTMLGPVKEVQSSAKKTFKERVITSQPLAGKKIKVDVPTHLTGIVEFAKGATATLTMSFDVHGHHMPLLEIYGTEGTLQCPDPNTFDGEVLLLRKGRTEWESIPLTHSGEVGRGIGLADMADAIHRGRPHRADGGMGLHVVEAMEAFHTSARLGKKIVLKSTCRQPQALPAGLKAGQLH
- a CDS encoding ThuA domain-containing protein, with translation MSGKSGKKALIVSGGWDGHKPAETSLVVEGFLRRSGFEVENATALAVFGDDERLKTFDLIVPNWTMGTLAEPQEKALLEAVGSGVGLGGFHGGMGDAFRGQTGYQFMVGGQFVAHPDNHKDYVVNLVRNGDPLTEGLADFTLHSEQYYMHVDPGNEVVATTVFQTVGAPWVNGTVMPVAWKRKFGRGRVFYFSVGHEPSLFLVPEVRELLTRGLVWAAR
- the ugpC gene encoding sn-glycerol-3-phosphate ABC transporter ATP-binding protein UgpC, encoding MAKVVLEGVYKTYIGEKGREVVAVDDVNLTIEDREFIVLVGPSGCGKSTTLRMVAGLEEISRGGIYIDDRKINDVPPKDRDIAMVFQNYALYPHMTVRRNMAFGLELRGYPKAEINARVGEAASILGLSDEMLERKPKALSGGQRQRVAVGRAIVRKPRAFLFDEPLSNLDAKMRVQMRTEISKLHTRLASTMIYVTHDQVEAMTMGDRIVVMKDGRIQQVAEPLEIYNNPSNAFVAGFIGSPPMNFIEGTIEEGAGKLFFRETAPEGRAPVRLALPDGQARKLASHLGKPVLFGIRPEDLEDKGALAGADPDQVFQATIDVVEPMGAETFIYLNTGSHPLIARSQRTFREEIGKKIDLSANMKNAHFFENHDKERFRKANGEFDRDLWQAAARLIV
- a CDS encoding GDSL-type esterase/lipase family protein, giving the protein MLSLQSGGTPTLASSNEPKRTRIACVGDSITAGVGAGNSSMAYPAQLGRMLGREWEVGNFGNPGKSLLRKSDYPYAATANLQQALAFNPDVVVIQLGTNDTKVQNWKFRDDFVADYRALIARFETLETKPRIYLCRPPYISGPGSHGDTEETLLEVLPMIDAVGQETGLTVIDNHAVTKGRDELFPDHLHPNKEGAGLLARNVYRAIVGKEFVGDVPPPPNEALKRP